The Synechococcus sp. WH 8101 sequence CTCCTGCGCTGCCATCCTCTGCAGATGGAGGGGAGAGGGGGGCGTCTCCTTGACCATCGTGATCCTTGCCCTCCATGTCGAGGGGGTCATGGTGATCAGATGCTGTGGATGGTCCGTGGCTGTTGCCATTGGCATGGCTGTTGCCATTCTCCTGGGGATCGAGGAAGACATCGACTGCTTCCACAACAGGCACCTCTTGCGGATCCCCAGAAGAGGAATGGTCTGGGTTGGCGCCGTGCAGAGGCTCGATGCCTTGATCAGGATCGCCGATCGCTCCACTCTGAAATGCCATGACAGCAGCGTAAAGATCGTCACCGCTTACAGGCTCGTCATGCAGAACGCTGCCCGGCACTGGTGGCGCCGGAGGAGGTGCTGGATTGCCAGTTGATAAAGCACTCGATGTCAGGTTGACCCCTGTCACATCCAGTGGAATGAATCCTCCTTGGCTGCCATCGTGATCCTCAAAACCCAGTTGAATCTGGGGTGGGTGTTGTGGGTCATAGGCAGGACCTTCCTGGAAAGACCAGCTGCCCTTTCCAGTCTGGGGATCGATCGAGGCTTCCAGGGTGCCCCATGGGGTGGATTCCTGGAATTGATCAAGGAGTCCATCCCCATTGGTGTCAGTTCCGATGAAGGCGTTGTGTTGGGCGTGGCCGTCGATCGAGAGCAGCAAGGAACCGCCCATCACATCAGCGCCGTCCACTTCGAAGGCTCCTTGATGCATTCCCGGTGCCGGATTGGCCTGTCCGGCAAAGAGCGGAACGCCTGTGATGCTGGCAGTTCCATCGGCAACGTTGAATCCGAACGTCGTGGCAACCTGATGGCCTTGACCATCACCGGCCTGAACTTCAAACCCTTGAAGGTCAAGATTGCCCTGGTGATTGAGATCATGCAGCAGGTTGATCTGCACTTGAACCACACCGCTGCTGTGGGCCTGAATGGCACCGTGGGGCATGAGATGGAGCCGAACGGCATCCACCGACGTGCCATTCTCGTCGAAACTGCCAATGAGATCTCCCGTTCCCTGATCAACCCGCCAGTGGGGGATTCCCGCGATCGGTTGGTTCCCAAACTGAGCAGGCAGGGCAAGGGCCAGATCCGTGATTGGTAGATCTCCCGCTTGAAGATTCAGATTCTGAACACTGCTGCTCTGATAACCGCTTCCTTGTTCACCGACGATCACGGCAGGGGGTTGAGCACCAACGCTGGGTCCATCGGTGTGGCCATGTACGGTCACATTCAATGCATGCGGTTGACTCTTGGCCTGGCCATCACTTACTTCAATCATGGCGCTAATTGGAAGTAAGTCTCCATCTTTAAGAGTCGACACCTTGGGATTGGCATTGTTTAATTCGAACGACCATTCGCCGGTGTTGCGATTCAGATGAAAGATGCCTTCGGCGAGAACAAGTTCGCTTATACCGCCACCAAGATCATGACCGTTGACGAGATTAAAACTGAGCGTATCTTGATCAACATCAGTTGCAGTGACCAGGCCTTGGGTTGTTAGGGTGCTGGCCGTGCCATCTTCATCGACACTTCCCGCGAACGCGTTGCTCCCACTGCTGAAGACCGGAGCATCATTGTCTGGAGTGACGAGCATTGAGGCGGTTTGTTGCACGCTGCCGCCATGGCCATCCTCCACGGTGTAATGGAACTGAACAGAGCCGTTGAAATCTGCAGCTGGCTTGAAGAGATACTGCCCAGGGTGCTGTGGATCGGCGCTTATGGATCCAGCCTGGGAAGGGTCAACACTGATGGAGGTGATAGAGAGACTGTCTCCATCAGGATCGGTGATCCCAGCCAGTAGTTCTTGAGATGTAATTATACGAGTTTGATCTTCATGGCCTGGAAGTACTGGGAAACCGCTGATGTGTGCTTGGTCAATCACTGGCCCGTCGTTTTGGCCAACAATTGTTACCGTGATCGTGCGTTGAGCACTGCCGTCAACGGAATGAAGCACGAAGCTGTCAGTTACAGTTTTGCCGTCTGGTAAGGCAGCGATCCGCGGGTCACCTGGGATGAGCTGGTAACTCCAATTTCCGTCGCCATCCACGCTGAACATGCCATAGCCCTTGGCTGAAGATCCAGCCTCCGTTTGGGTATGGCCTGCTTCACTCTTGTCGCGATCTTGAACGGAAACGGTTCCGCTCGTTTGTAATCTGGTTTGGGTATCGAGTGTTGCGCTCGCAGCTCCGATGATATTTGCTTGATCATTGGAACCCAGGATTTGAATATGCAGGTCATAGCCGGTGCCATCTTTGCTCTTGACGGTGATGGTTTCTGTGAGCTGCTCGTTCTGGGCAAGACCTTGCACTGTACTTTGGCCATTTTTCTGGAGGACATAGGTCCAATCTCCATCTCGCGTGAGAGTTAGATAGCCGTATTTCCCTTGGATGTTGTTGCTGGCTTGGAAGTGCTCCTCGCTTGCTCCATCATCGTCGTGAATGTTTAGATGCCCCTGCAAGCTTGGCGTTGATCCATCGTCTTCCGTGACGTGTGGATTGGTGGGGCGATCCAGCGTAATCACAGCCTTATCTGGAGCCGCAGTCACTTTGATGAAGGTGCTTCCTGATACCTGCGCACCTTGAGAGTCTGAAACTGTGAACTTGATATGAGCCTGCCCATTGAAGTTTGCTGCTGGTATGAAAAGATAAGTTCCGCTGTTCGGTGGTTGCTCAGTAATGCTTCCTTCAGTGGGATCAACAGTTGGTGTGCCCACAACGGACAGTTGGTCGTGATTGGTGGCGATATCTACATCGCTACACATCTTCAGGAGGTCTGAAGCGGTAAATGTTTTATTGATCTCTTCCTTTGTTTCTCCTAGCCCACCAGTTTGAGCATTGATAATCGGATTGTCATTGACTGCATCGAGCCTGGCGGTGACTGTGACTAGATCTGATTTTTCTTGTCCATCGGTCACGCGGTAACTGAAGCTGAATGTGCCTCCGTCTGTATTGACATTTGCATTAGGATGAAAGGTGATGTGCCCTTTCCCGTCATCTGTAAAGTGGCCCAGATTGGTATTATTGAGTTTCAGTTCTACGATTCCAAGCTTGTCGTTGTCTAGATCTGTGGCGCCAGCTCGATTCAGTAAGTCAGTTACATTTAGCACGACATCTTTGTCCTCTGTGAAGAGATTTTGAGGGATGAGATTGACTTGTGTGACGCTGACTGTGGGTGGGTGATTCTGTGTGTTCCCGGTGAGTTGAATCTGGATATGACCCGTTGTAGACCCTCCATGTTGGTCGCTGACCACGATCGGGATTTGGAGTGTTTGTGATTGACCAGGCGGCAGAGGCGGCAGTTGGCATTGACTGGGGTCAAAGCTCCATTGGCCAGTCTGATCAATCTGGAAGCCTGCCAAGCCATGCGGAAAAAGACTGGGATCCAGGGCTCCTAGTGCATAACTCAGTTGATCCTGAGCGTCAGGATCAAAGGCATTTACATTGCCATTGGCGAGGGGATGACTCTGGCTCATGTCAACGGTGGCAGAGCTCACACCGGTGATGACTGGTGCGTCGTTGGTGCCAGTGACATTGATGACTAGCTTTTGTTGAATAACACTGCCATCGCGTTCGTGCAAAGTAAATGTCTCTTGAACAACTTGGCCTTGGTCAAGTGCATCAAGCTTCTGATTGTGCGTGAATAGTTCATACTGATAGTGGCCATCTGGCTGCAATTTAAGCACGCCATATTGCCCCATCAACCCATTTTCTCCGTTAAAGCTATGCTGCCCGTCATCCACGTCCTGAAGGATTACCTGGCCACTGCACTGGCGATGTGTCGCATCAGGATCATCTTCCGTCACGTTCTTCACGGCCCCGAGTTGTAGTTGACCTGGATCATCCAGGCCATGGATCGTGAGTTTTTGCTGAAAACGAGTGCCATCAGTGGTTTCTAACGTGATCCAATGATGCTCGCTGCTCCCTGCATTGAGATGTTGTAACTTTGCGTAGTCTGGCGTGAAAGTCCAGTGGCCATTGGAGTCAATCTTGAAGTCACCCACATTTGGAATGGTGGTCGTCCCTGCTTTGAATCCAATCATTTGATGTGTGTTTGCATCCAAGGCCTGCAGTTGACCACTTCCCTCTCCTGAAGCAGGAAGATTCGGGTTGATCTGGCTTGGATCAAGGTCTTCGTAGGCATCCTGATGCTGAAGATCTTGAATCAGCGCTGCTGGGCTGAGTCCGCTCGGTAAGCTTGGATCAAAGTGGAACGAAGCGATGGCCGTGTTGCCTGCATCTTGACCATCCGTCAGTTGATAGTGGATATTGATATGGCCAATAGTCTGATAGTTTGGATTCGGTTCGAAATGGTAATGACCATTGCCTAGGTCTTTGATCGAGCCTTGATTTGTTGGCACTGTGGGCATTCCAACCAACGCTATCAAGGAGTTTGGGCTATCCACATCGTTACTGCCTGCGATCAGATCCTTGGCCGTAAAGTCAAATCCGCCTTTGCCTGTGCTTCCTAGCCAATGATTAATCGCATGGGGGGCATCGTTGACGGGGTCAACCTGAAGATTGACTGTGCTGGCCACCTTCTCTTTGCCATCCGTAACTAAAAATTGGATCTGAATTGTTCCACTGAAGTTATGTGCGGGTACAAACTCGTAGTTGCCCTTCCCGTCCTGGATTAGATGCCCAGCATGTTGAAGATCTGCGGCGGTGTGGCCAGGCCAGTTGAGCTTTGCATCGATCACATGCAAATTTGATTGATCAGCTGTGTCGGGATCTTGAGCCTGGATGTGGCTCAGTAAATCTTGATTGCTGAAGTGAAGACTTCCGCTTCCCGTACCACTGCCGTGAATCCAGGTGTTGGGGTCATGACTTCCTCCATCCTCTTGCCCGATGACCAAGGGTTTGGTCACGGTTTGCACGGTAGGTGCATCGTTGCGACCCTCAACCTGGATGTGGTATTCAACCTTGACTGGGTTGTGATTGCCATCGCTCACTAGCAGAATCACTTTCTGATCGACGGTTTCTCCTGTGTCAAGGTAACCATATTGCGATGGATCAAAACTCCAGCTCCCATCAGGTTGAACTGTTAGGCCTGGAATCGGAGGATTATTCGGATCGAGGCTGAATGTTGGGTTTTCACCTAGATCGACGTCAGTTGCGAGGAAATGACCGGATTGGGGGCCCCCATCTTCATTCGTGATCAGATCTGCGATGGGATCAACGACAGGAAGATCGTCGGTTCCCCTGATTTGGATGGTCACTGTGTGGGTGGTGCCATCTGCCGAGTGCACCTCGAAGGTGTCAGTCAGTTGTTGCCCGGCCGCTAACTGATTGACAGCTGGATTCGCACTATCGAGCTCATAAACCCACTTGCCAGTGCCGTCAATGTGTGCAATGCCATAATGATTAGCCGACAATATCGTTGACTGGCCCCTGAAGTGATCTTCGCCCTTGTCAACATCCGACACCTGCAGTTGGCCGCTGCAGCTGCTGGCAGTTCCTTGATTGACTTCAGTAACCGTGTGGTCTTTTGCTTTGTCTGTAATAGTCGCTACGTCTTGTACACTCTTCACTTCTACTGACGCCGTCTTGGTCACTGTCTCCCCAGAGGGGTCCTGCACTTTGAATTGAATCTGAACTTTTTGGCCGGCATGGTCTTGACTGTTCCAATTTGCTGCAGGTTGGAATATCCAGGCTTGAGTTGCCTGGTCAAAACCCAGGCTCCCTAATGCTGGGTCGGTCAGCATCACGCTGCCTGGCACGATGCTCAAATGCCCAAGATCTGGTTGGTCGACGTCGTGAGCTCTGCTATTGCTAAGTAAATCGTTCTCGGTGAACTTCAGTGATTTGTCTTCGTAGATTGCATTGAAGCTGAAACTCGAGGCTGTCGGTCTGTCGTTGACCGCGTTCACATGCATTGAGGCCTGGAATGGTGTTGTCTTGGTTCCATCATCCACATTGAGTGCTAAGGCAATGCCATTACCTTGATGCTCGTCGCTGTTCCAGTTGCGTGGCAGATGAATTTGGTATTGACCGTTGCCAAGTGGGGTGATCCGGCATCCCGTTGTTGAACTGGTCAGATCCGTGATGTGGAGGCGAGTACGCTGGTCGACGTCTGTGATCCCCAACTGTTTGAGAAGTTCGGTTTCGGAAATCGTTACTCTCTGATCCTCATTAACCGCTTGAAGATCCCTATTCTGGGCCGTTGGGATGTCGTTCTCCCCTGTCACGCGCAGGCTCAGATGTTGGATGGGCGATGTGGCCTGGCGCTCATCCACTGCCATCACGTAGATGTTGAGATCCTTGTGCTCTCCGTGGTTCAGGCTCTGGTAGGTGGAATCCGTTGGGACAAAGCTCCAATCGCCGGTCTGACTGTTGAAGTGGAAGCCAACTGGTGCAGCGCAGGGATGACCATTCTGGTCAACCAGCTCGTAATGGAGCACAGCTTGATGGTCAACATCCTGGCCTTGGATATGGCCACTCAGGCCATTGTTGCTGTCTTCGCTGACTGTTTGAATTGCTGGTGAAACATGCAGTGTCGGTGCATCATTGCTGCCCTGAATGAGGACCGTGAACTGATGGCTGGTTCCATCCTTGCTGTGCACAGTGATCTGCTCTGCAAGCTTGTCCGTAGGGTTCAAAGCATTGACTTGAGGATCACTGCTTCCACTCTTCAGTTGATAGGTCCAAGTTCCGTCGGGCCTTATTACCAGAGTGCCGTGGTTGCCTTGAATCGTTTCGTCGACGAATAGGCTTTCGTTCTTATCGGCATCCACAACATTCAGTTTTCCGCTGACACTCCTGCTGAGATCCTCGATTGCAGTTTGTTGGGGCCCATCGGTAAAGACAGGTTTGTCCGCCCCACCATTGAGATTAATGAGCCAATCGTGGTGGGTCACAGAGTGCCGATGCCCGTCAGTGACGGTCATTCGGAAGTTGTCATGCTGATGCTCGCCGTGATGGAGTGATTCCACCTTTGCATGCTCGGGTACGTACTCATAGGCACCCGTTTTGCTGTTGAGATAGGCGGTTCCGTAGCTCCCCGTCTTCATCAGGTCAAAGTGGGCACCATTGTG is a genomic window containing:
- a CDS encoding VCBS domain-containing protein, which gives rise to MDPLNEAQGAQGGGETASSAAAEAHGSTASSEAQGETGSHAPSDIATPKNSSGQTLKGRIKRLLGLENLHHGSGETYEAVEEPSKSQSARQTSIAGESLVPLHGDATMPTRTGNNDSVLENSTPPPEPEQSGNTRQNLVAATFDDERETSEQIAADHESDVRPVTDSTPEAHQLTSPNQEHVTDHASAIKQDHSDGVAPTNSGSSQPISDADESASLKEDSSKAGQLLTGTSSPDGPVSIQDFSIDGLPGTFTPGQTVNIPGVGSFSLDAQGAYSFTPVQNWNGAVPPIHYTVTDGSSTDQSTLSLNVNPVDDPFSDADECASLKEDSSIAGQLLTGTSSPDGPVSIQDFSIDGLPGTFTPGQTVNIPGIGSFSLDAQGAYSFTPDQNWNGAVPPIHYTVTDGSSTDQSTLSLNVASINDKPVFSSTLVYPAIEGGAIRSGQLTVTDPDDPQASLIISAISPHNLPAGFVINPDGSWSFDPSNSAYNHLQEGKNQDILVNLQVTDPHGSSSQQQLTIHLTGTNDGPTLQSITDAKAKEDGPQIQGQLTATDPDTGDQLAFSLASGQSLPAGFVINPDGSWSFDPSNSAYNHLQQGQNQDILVNLQVTDPHGSSSQQQLTIHLTGTNDGPTLNSINAQSVNEGDPQIKGQLTATDPDTGDQLAFSLASGQSLPAGFVINPDGSWSFDPSNSAYNHLQEGKNQDILVNLQVTDPHGSSSQQQLTIHLTGTNDGPTLQSITDAKAKEDGPQVQGQLTATDPDTGDQLAFSLASGQSLPAGFVIHPDGSWSFDPSNSAYNHLQEGKNQDILVNLQVTDPHGSSSQQQLTIHLTGTNDGPTLQSITDAKAKEDGPQVQGQLTATDPDTGDQLAFSLASGQSLPAGFVINPDGSWSFDPSNSAYNHLQEGKNQDILVNLQVTDPHGSSSQQQLTIHLTGTNDGPTLQSITDAKAKEDGPQVQGQLTATDPDTGDQLAFSLASGQSLPAGFVINTDGSWSFDPSNSAYNHLQQGQNQDILVNLQVTDPHGSSSQQQLTIHLTGTNDGPTLNSINAQSVNEGDPQIKGQLTATDPDTGDQLAFSLASGQSLPAGFVIHPDGSWSFDPSNSAYNHLQEGKNQDILVNLQVTDPHGSSSQQQLTIHLTGTNDGPTLQSITDAKAKEDGPQVQGQLTATDPDTGDQLAFSLASGQSLPAGFVINPDGSWSFDPSNSAYNHLQEGKNQDILVNLQVTDPHGSSSQQQLTIHLTGTNDGPTLQSITDAKAKEDGPQVQGQLTATDPDTGDQLAFSLASGQSLPAGFVINTDGSWSFDPSNSAYNHLQEGKNQDILVNLQVTDPHGSSSQQQLTIHLTGTNDGPTLQSITDAKAKEDGPQVQGQLTATDPDTGDQLAFSLASGQSLPAGFVINPDGSWSFDPSNSAYNHLQEGKNQDILVNLQVTDPHGSSSQQQLTIHLTGTNDGPTLQSITDAKAKEDGPQVQGQLTATDPDTGDQLAFSLASGQSLPAGFVINPDGSWSFDPSNSAYNHLQEGKNQDILVNLQVTDPHGSSSQQQLTIHLTGTNDGPTLQSITDAKAKEDGPQVQGQLTATDPDTGDQLAFSLASGQSLPAGFVINTDGSWSFDPSNSAYNHLQEGKNQDILVNLQVTDPHGSSSQQQLTIHLTGTNDGPTLNAITRGVIKELEGQGQENQEQTSGLSGNLQGQDIDDNEQSALVYGIQGSQSGSYDHNGAHFDLMKTGSYGTAYLNSKTGAYEYVPEHAKVESLHHGEHQHDNFRMTVTDGHRHSVTHHDWLINLNGGADKPVFTDGPQQTAIEDLSRSVSGKLNVVDADKNESLFVDETIQGNHGTLVIRPDGTWTYQLKSGSSDPQVNALNPTDKLAEQITVHSKDGTSHQFTVLIQGSNDAPTLHVSPAIQTVSEDSNNGLSGHIQGQDVDHQAVLHYELVDQNGHPCAAPVGFHFNSQTGDWSFVPTDSTYQSLNHGEHKDLNIYVMAVDERQATSPIQHLSLRVTGENDIPTAQNRDLQAVNEDQRVTISETELLKQLGITDVDQRTRLHITDLTSSTTGCRITPLGNGQYQIHLPRNWNSDEHQGNGIALALNVDDGTKTTPFQASMHVNAVNDRPTASSFSFNAIYEDKSLKFTENDLLSNSRAHDVDQPDLGHLSIVPGSVMLTDPALGSLGFDQATQAWIFQPAANWNSQDHAGQKVQIQFKVQDPSGETVTKTASVEVKSVQDVATITDKAKDHTVTEVNQGTASSCSGQLQVSDVDKGEDHFRGQSTILSANHYGIAHIDGTGKWVYELDSANPAVNQLAAGQQLTDTFEVHSADGTTHTVTIQIRGTDDLPVVDPIADLITNEDGGPQSGHFLATDVDLGENPTFSLDPNNPPIPGLTVQPDGSWSFDPSQYGYLDTGETVDQKVILLVSDGNHNPVKVEYHIQVEGRNDAPTVQTVTKPLVIGQEDGGSHDPNTWIHGSGTGSGSLHFSNQDLLSHIQAQDPDTADQSNLHVIDAKLNWPGHTAADLQHAGHLIQDGKGNYEFVPAHNFSGTIQIQFLVTDGKEKVASTVNLQVDPVNDAPHAINHWLGSTGKGGFDFTAKDLIAGSNDVDSPNSLIALVGMPTVPTNQGSIKDLGNGHYHFEPNPNYQTIGHINIHYQLTDGQDAGNTAIASFHFDPSLPSGLSPAALIQDLQHQDAYEDLDPSQINPNLPASGEGSGQLQALDANTHQMIGFKAGTTTIPNVGDFKIDSNGHWTFTPDYAKLQHLNAGSSEHHWITLETTDGTRFQQKLTIHGLDDPGQLQLGAVKNVTEDDPDATHRQCSGQVILQDVDDGQHSFNGENGLMGQYGVLKLQPDGHYQYELFTHNQKLDALDQGQVVQETFTLHERDGSVIQQKLVINVTGTNDAPVITGVSSATVDMSQSHPLANGNVNAFDPDAQDQLSYALGALDPSLFPHGLAGFQIDQTGQWSFDPSQCQLPPLPPGQSQTLQIPIVVSDQHGGSTTGHIQIQLTGNTQNHPPTVSVTQVNLIPQNLFTEDKDVVLNVTDLLNRAGATDLDNDKLGIVELKLNNTNLGHFTDDGKGHITFHPNANVNTDGGTFSFSYRVTDGQEKSDLVTVTARLDAVNDNPIINAQTGGLGETKEEINKTFTASDLLKMCSDVDIATNHDQLSVVGTPTVDPTEGSITEQPPNSGTYLFIPAANFNGQAHIKFTVSDSQGAQVSGSTFIKVTAAPDKAVITLDRPTNPHVTEDDGSTPSLQGHLNIHDDDGASEEHFQASNNIQGKYGYLTLTRDGDWTYVLQKNGQSTVQGLAQNEQLTETITVKSKDGTGYDLHIQILGSNDQANIIGAASATLDTQTRLQTSGTVSVQDRDKSEAGHTQTEAGSSAKGYGMFSVDGDGNWSYQLIPGDPRIAALPDGKTVTDSFVLHSVDGSAQRTITVTIVGQNDGPVIDQAHISGFPVLPGHEDQTRIITSQELLAGITDPDGDSLSITSISVDPSQAGSISADPQHPGQYLFKPAADFNGSVQFHYTVEDGHGGSVQQTASMLVTPDNDAPVFSSGSNAFAGSVDEDGTASTLTTQGLVTATDVDQDTLSFNLVNGHDLGGGISELVLAEGIFHLNRNTGEWSFELNNANPKVSTLKDGDLLPISAMIEVSDGQAKSQPHALNVTVHGHTDGPSVGAQPPAVIVGEQGSGYQSSSVQNLNLQAGDLPITDLALALPAQFGNQPIAGIPHWRVDQGTGDLIGSFDENGTSVDAVRLHLMPHGAIQAHSSGVVQVQINLLHDLNHQGNLDLQGFEVQAGDGQGHQVATTFGFNVADGTASITGVPLFAGQANPAPGMHQGAFEVDGADVMGGSLLLSIDGHAQHNAFIGTDTNGDGLLDQFQESTPWGTLEASIDPQTGKGSWSFQEGPAYDPQHPPQIQLGFEDHDGSQGGFIPLDVTGVNLTSSALSTGNPAPPPAPPVPGSVLHDEPVSGDDLYAAVMAFQSGAIGDPDQGIEPLHGANPDHSSSGDPQEVPVVEAVDVFLDPQENGNSHANGNSHGPSTASDHHDPLDMEGKDHDGQGDAPLSPPSAEDGSAGDSLIPTPEHHDPVLDHSLLGS